One stretch of Pseudomonas azotoformans DNA includes these proteins:
- a CDS encoding YybH family protein, with amino-acid sequence MSTAINTLIEQWKHAVMAKDVDKIVSFYADDIVAFDAVGALQFKGKAAYQAHWKACMEFCPGPGIFDFHELHIVAGEDSAFAHWLAHCGGAGPDGVLKTCWMRVSAGYQRIKGQWKVVHEHWSAPFDMETGAGLFDLKP; translated from the coding sequence ATGAGCACTGCCATCAACACCTTGATCGAACAATGGAAACACGCCGTCATGGCCAAGGATGTCGACAAGATTGTCAGCTTTTACGCCGATGATATCGTCGCGTTCGACGCCGTTGGCGCCCTGCAATTCAAAGGCAAGGCCGCCTACCAGGCGCACTGGAAGGCCTGCATGGAGTTCTGCCCCGGCCCCGGTATTTTCGATTTTCATGAGCTGCATATCGTTGCCGGAGAAGACAGCGCCTTTGCCCACTGGCTCGCCCACTGTGGTGGCGCCGGGCCGGATGGCGTGCTCAAGACGTGCTGGATGCGGGTCAGCGCCGGTTACCAGCGCATCAAAGGGCAGTGGAAGGTGGTGCATGAACACTGGTCCGCGCCTTTTGACATGGAAACCGGCGCCGGTCTGTTCGACCTGAAACCGTGA
- a CDS encoding glutathione S-transferase family protein: MGHSLKILGRTSSINVRKVLWTCQELGIDYQREDWGIGYTSTQSAEFLALNPNAQVPVLIDDHGVLWESNTICRYLVSLYQRHDLLPAEPAPRARVEQWMDWQATELNPSWGYAFHALVRQHPDYQDPQRIQAGVQAWNDKMGLLEQQLIKTGAYVTGDEFTLADILVGLSVHRWRNAPLEHPPYPAVQAYYQRLSQRPGFKTFALDGHN; this comes from the coding sequence ATGGGCCACTCACTGAAAATCTTGGGCCGCACGTCCTCCATCAACGTGCGCAAAGTGCTCTGGACCTGCCAGGAACTGGGCATCGATTACCAACGCGAAGACTGGGGCATCGGCTACACCTCTACCCAATCCGCCGAATTCCTCGCCCTGAACCCCAACGCCCAGGTGCCGGTGTTGATCGACGACCACGGCGTGCTGTGGGAGTCCAACACCATCTGCCGCTACCTCGTCAGCCTTTACCAGCGCCACGACCTGCTCCCCGCCGAACCCGCACCCCGGGCGCGCGTCGAGCAATGGATGGACTGGCAAGCCACCGAACTCAACCCGTCTTGGGGCTACGCGTTCCATGCGCTGGTACGCCAGCACCCGGACTATCAGGACCCGCAGCGTATCCAGGCCGGCGTACAGGCCTGGAACGACAAGATGGGCCTGCTCGAACAACAGTTGATCAAGACCGGCGCCTACGTCACCGGTGATGAATTCACCCTGGCCGATATCCTCGTCGGCCTCTCGGTCCACCGCTGGCGCAACGCGCCCCTGGAACATCCGCCCTACCCTGCGGTGCAGGCGTATTACCAACGTCTCAGCCAGCGCCCCGGTTTCAAAACCTTTGCCCTCGACGGCCATAACTAA
- the gntR gene encoding HTH-type transcriptional regulator GntR has protein sequence MMTSKNDKKMRTTGRPTLNEVARLAGVSPITASRALRGISTVATELVEKVQQAAAELNYVVNPAARALASAQSHSVVVLVPSLSNLLFIETLEAIHQVLRPKGFEVLIGNSHYSRDEEENLLRNYMAYQPRGLLLTGFDRTESARRMVEASNVPCVYMMDLDPNAGVNCVGFSQLAAGETAAAHLLSRGRKRLAYIGAQLDQRTLLRGEGFRRALQQAGMYDPALELLTPRPSSVGLGGELFLQLLAAHPDVDAIFFGNDDLAQGALLEAMRHGIKVPERVAVLGFNDLPASSFMVPRLSSISTPREAIGRRAAEHLLTIMAGNKIAKPVVDMGFELQIREST, from the coding sequence CTGATGACCTCCAAGAACGATAAAAAAATGCGCACCACGGGTCGCCCGACCCTTAATGAAGTCGCCCGCCTGGCCGGCGTCAGCCCGATTACCGCCTCCCGCGCCCTGCGCGGCATCAGCACCGTCGCCACCGAACTGGTGGAGAAGGTGCAACAGGCCGCCGCCGAACTGAACTACGTGGTCAACCCCGCCGCCCGCGCCCTGGCCTCGGCCCAGAGCCATTCGGTGGTGGTGTTGGTGCCGTCGTTGTCCAACCTGCTGTTTATCGAAACCCTCGAAGCCATCCACCAAGTCCTGCGCCCCAAGGGCTTCGAAGTGCTGATCGGCAACTCTCATTACTCCCGCGATGAAGAAGAAAACCTGTTGCGCAACTACATGGCCTACCAGCCACGGGGTTTGTTGCTTACCGGGTTTGATCGCACCGAAAGCGCCCGACGAATGGTCGAGGCCAGCAATGTGCCCTGCGTGTACATGATGGACCTGGACCCCAACGCCGGGGTGAACTGCGTGGGTTTCTCGCAATTGGCGGCAGGTGAGACCGCGGCGGCGCACCTGCTGTCCCGTGGACGCAAGCGCCTGGCGTATATCGGCGCGCAATTGGACCAACGTACGTTGCTGCGCGGTGAAGGTTTCCGCCGGGCGCTGCAACAAGCCGGGATGTACGACCCGGCGCTGGAACTCCTGACACCGCGCCCGTCTTCCGTGGGCCTGGGAGGTGAATTGTTCCTGCAGTTGCTGGCGGCCCATCCGGATGTGGATGCGATCTTCTTCGGCAACGACGACCTGGCCCAGGGCGCACTGCTGGAAGCCATGCGCCATGGCATCAAGGTGCCGGAGCGTGTGGCTGTACTGGGCTTCAACGACTTGCCGGCGTCGTCGTTCATGGTGCCGCGCCTGAGCAGCATCAGTACACCGCGTGAGGCGATCGGCCGGCGCGCAGCCGAGCATCTGTTGACGATCATGGCCGGTAACAAGATCGCCAAGCCGGTGGTGGATATGGGGTTTGAGTTGCAGATACGAGAAAGCACTTGA
- a CDS encoding SRPBCC family protein: protein MSTQPAEFELSISRVIDAPRSRVFRAWTEPALLQQWWGPHGMTTPECEMNLWVGGLFRTLMRAPDGAEYPTQGVFLEIEAPNRLVFTDAFTPGWIPSGKPFMTAEVTFEEVDGKTLYTARAMHWSAEDKQAHEAMGFHDGWGQSLDRLVTLVTQGMRD from the coding sequence ATGTCTACGCAACCTGCCGAGTTTGAACTGTCCATCAGCCGCGTGATCGATGCACCGCGCAGCCGGGTGTTCCGCGCCTGGACCGAACCCGCCTTGCTCCAGCAATGGTGGGGCCCCCACGGCATGACCACCCCAGAGTGCGAAATGAACCTGTGGGTCGGTGGCCTGTTTCGTACCCTGATGCGTGCGCCGGACGGTGCCGAATACCCGACCCAGGGCGTATTCCTGGAAATCGAAGCGCCCAATCGGCTGGTGTTCACCGACGCCTTCACGCCGGGCTGGATACCCTCGGGCAAGCCGTTCATGACTGCTGAAGTCACCTTCGAAGAGGTCGATGGCAAGACGCTCTACACCGCCCGGGCCATGCACTGGAGCGCCGAAGACAAACAGGCCCACGAAGCCATGGGCTTTCACGATGGCTGGGGCCAGAGCCTGGATCGGCTGGTCACGCTGGTGACCCAGGGCATGCGCGATTGA
- a CDS encoding gluconokinase: MSQPVTALVIMGVAGCGKTSVSEALCRLNGATAIEGDSFHPAANIEKMSAGHPLNDDDRAGWLDILCDELRRSLKAGEHPVLTCSALKKKYRDHLREAAPGLGFVFLELTREVAADRVSHRPGHFMPASLIDSQFATLESPKGEPLTLALNASEDSVEELAEQTNAWWLQHGFEPTH, encoded by the coding sequence ATGAGTCAACCTGTTACCGCCCTGGTCATCATGGGTGTCGCCGGCTGTGGCAAGACCAGTGTCAGCGAGGCCCTGTGCCGCCTGAACGGCGCCACCGCGATTGAAGGCGACAGCTTTCACCCCGCCGCCAACATCGAAAAGATGAGCGCCGGCCACCCCCTCAACGACGACGACCGCGCCGGCTGGCTCGACATCCTGTGCGATGAACTGCGCCGTTCGCTCAAGGCGGGCGAGCATCCCGTGCTCACCTGTTCGGCCCTGAAAAAGAAATACCGCGACCACCTGCGCGAAGCCGCGCCGGGCCTGGGTTTCGTGTTCCTGGAACTGACCCGTGAAGTGGCCGCCGACCGTGTGTCCCATCGCCCCGGCCATTTCATGCCCGCCAGCCTCATAGACAGCCAGTTCGCCACCCTTGAATCGCCCAAGGGCGAGCCGCTGACCCTGGCCCTCAACGCCAGCGAAGACAGCGTCGAGGAGCTGGCCGAGCAGACCAACGCCTGGTGGCTGCAACACGGCTTTGAACCAACCCATTAA
- a CDS encoding NAD-dependent epimerase/dehydratase family protein, whose amino-acid sequence MKGLNILLTGACGRIGKTFFEASQDRYRFTLTDRIAPDFALGEHRFIHADLSDKTGLATLLEGIDVIVHLSGIPHASASFDELLPNNILATTWLFEAAVAAGVKRLVFASSAQTIEGYPVDRQITPGMQVMPANLYGVSKCYGEALCGYYAAKTPLSTIALRIGAFEFPETHDLNNARDLSAWLSPRDAVQLLQRSVEAEGVKHLIAHGISNNRFKRLDLSETTRVLGYHPQDDAFQTFEIPITY is encoded by the coding sequence GTGAAAGGACTCAACATACTGCTGACCGGCGCCTGCGGCAGAATCGGCAAGACATTTTTCGAAGCCTCGCAAGATCGCTACCGCTTCACGCTCACTGATCGTATTGCGCCGGATTTCGCCCTAGGCGAGCACCGCTTCATACACGCTGACCTCAGCGATAAAACCGGGCTAGCCACCTTGCTTGAAGGCATCGACGTGATCGTGCACCTGTCGGGCATCCCCCACGCCAGCGCCTCGTTCGACGAATTGCTGCCCAACAATATCCTCGCCACCACCTGGCTGTTCGAAGCCGCCGTAGCCGCTGGCGTCAAGCGCCTGGTGTTCGCCAGCAGTGCGCAAACCATCGAAGGTTACCCGGTGGACCGCCAGATCACCCCGGGCATGCAGGTCATGCCCGCCAACCTGTATGGCGTGAGCAAATGCTACGGCGAGGCGCTGTGTGGCTATTACGCCGCGAAAACACCGCTGTCGACGATTGCCCTGCGCATCGGCGCCTTCGAATTTCCCGAAACCCACGACCTCAACAACGCCCGCGACCTCAGCGCCTGGCTCAGCCCGCGTGACGCGGTGCAGTTGCTGCAACGTTCGGTAGAAGCCGAGGGGGTGAAGCACCTGATCGCCCATGGTATTTCCAACAACCGCTTCAAGCGCCTGGACTTGAGCGAGACCACACGGGTGCTGGGTTACCATCCCCAGGATGACGCGTTTCAAACATTCGAGATTCCGATCACTTATTGA
- the alaC gene encoding alanine transaminase, producing MADQGSPRRFARIDRLPPYVFNITAELKMAARRRGEDIIDLSMGNPDGATPAHIVEKMVTVAQREDTHGYSTSKGIPRLRRAISRWYKDRYEVDIDPESEAIVTIGSKEGLAHLMLATLDQGDTVLVPNPSYPIHIYGAVIAGAQVRSVPLVPGVDFFAELERAIRGSIPKPKMMILGFPSNPTAQCVELDFFERVIALAKQYDVLVVHDLAYADIVYDGWKAPSIMQVPGAKDIAVEFFTLSKSYNMAGWRIGFMVGNPELVNALARIKSYHDYGTFTPLQVAAIAALEGDQQCVKDIAEQYRQRRNVLVKGLHELGWMVENPKASMYVWAKIPEQYAAMGSLEFAKKLLLEAKVCVSPGIGFGEYGDDHVRFALIENQDRIRQAVRGIRGMFRADGLAPKTGA from the coding sequence ATGGCCGACCAAGGTTCGCCGCGCCGCTTTGCGCGCATAGATCGACTCCCCCCGTATGTTTTCAATATCACTGCCGAGCTGAAGATGGCTGCGCGTCGGCGCGGCGAAGACATCATCGACTTGAGCATGGGTAACCCTGACGGCGCCACGCCTGCGCACATCGTGGAGAAGATGGTCACCGTCGCCCAGCGTGAAGACACCCACGGCTACTCCACCTCCAAAGGCATTCCGCGTCTGCGCCGGGCGATCTCGCGCTGGTACAAGGACCGTTATGAAGTGGACATCGACCCCGAGTCGGAAGCCATCGTCACCATCGGTTCCAAGGAAGGCCTGGCGCACTTGATGCTGGCCACCCTGGACCAGGGCGACACGGTGCTGGTGCCCAACCCGAGCTATCCGATCCACATCTACGGTGCGGTAATTGCCGGTGCCCAGGTGCGTTCGGTGCCGCTGGTGCCTGGCGTGGACTTCTTCGCTGAGCTGGAACGGGCGATTCGCGGCTCGATCCCCAAGCCGAAGATGATGATCTTGGGCTTTCCGTCCAACCCTACCGCGCAGTGCGTGGAGCTGGACTTCTTCGAACGCGTGATCGCCCTGGCCAAGCAGTATGACGTGCTGGTGGTGCATGACCTGGCCTACGCCGACATCGTCTACGACGGCTGGAAAGCCCCGTCGATCATGCAGGTGCCGGGCGCCAAGGACATTGCGGTGGAGTTTTTCACCCTGTCCAAGAGCTACAACATGGCCGGCTGGCGCATCGGCTTCATGGTGGGCAACCCGGAACTGGTCAACGCCCTGGCGCGGATCAAGAGTTACCACGACTACGGCACCTTTACCCCGCTGCAAGTCGCCGCGATTGCGGCATTGGAAGGCGACCAACAGTGCGTGAAGGACATTGCCGAGCAGTACCGCCAGCGCCGCAACGTGCTGGTCAAGGGCCTGCATGAGCTGGGCTGGATGGTGGAGAACCCGAAGGCGTCGATGTACGTCTGGGCGAAGATTCCCGAGCAGTATGCCGCCATGGGCTCGCTGGAATTTGCCAAGAAGTTGCTGCTGGAGGCCAAGGTGTGTGTATCGCCGGGCATCGGCTTTGGCGAGTATGGCGATGATCACGTGCGCTTTGCGCTGATCGAGAACCAAGATCGGATTCGCCAGGCGGTACGCGGGATTCGCGGGATGTTCCGGGCGGATGGCCTCGCCCCCAAAACCGGCGCCTGA
- a CDS encoding GntP family permease, which produces MFGMSHESYLLLDAVVTIIGLIVLITKFKVHPFIALIIAAGFLGLTSGMPVDKIIKAFQDGFGGVLGFVGIILALGTMLGKMMAESGGADQIAQTLIRAFGKEKVQWAMMFAAFLVGIPLFFEIGFVLLIPLVFIVARRTGVSLIKIGIPLLAGLSAVHGLVPPHPGPLLAIGVFGADIGKTILYGLIVALPTAIIAGPIFGTFIAKYIPGNPSQELVDQLAREPENKDLPSFGITLVTVLLPVFLMLLKTFADIAFAEGNVVRNWMDMIGHPITALLLALLLSLYTFGHRQGIHSKQILKLLDASLAPTAAIILIIGAGGGFKQMLVTSGVGDVIGHMAVNAQINPILLAWLVAAVIRVATGSATVATITGAGIVVPVVGMIPGVNRELLVLATGAGSLILSHVNDAGFWLVKQYFNMTVAETFKTWTAMETILSIVALIFIMLLSLVV; this is translated from the coding sequence ATGTTTGGCATGTCCCACGAGTCCTACCTGCTGCTAGACGCAGTGGTTACCATCATCGGGTTGATCGTTCTGATCACCAAGTTCAAGGTGCACCCGTTCATTGCGCTGATCATCGCGGCTGGCTTCCTCGGCCTGACCTCGGGCATGCCCGTGGACAAGATTATCAAGGCGTTCCAGGACGGCTTCGGCGGGGTGCTCGGCTTTGTCGGCATCATCCTCGCGCTGGGTACGATGCTCGGCAAGATGATGGCCGAATCCGGCGGCGCCGATCAGATCGCCCAGACCCTGATCCGCGCCTTCGGCAAAGAGAAGGTGCAGTGGGCCATGATGTTCGCTGCGTTCCTGGTGGGTATCCCGCTGTTCTTCGAGATCGGCTTTGTGCTGCTGATCCCGCTGGTGTTCATCGTCGCGCGCCGTACCGGTGTGTCGCTGATCAAGATCGGCATTCCGCTGCTGGCCGGTCTGTCGGCGGTGCACGGCCTGGTGCCACCGCACCCGGGCCCGCTGCTGGCCATCGGCGTGTTTGGCGCGGACATCGGCAAGACTATTCTCTACGGCCTGATCGTCGCACTGCCGACGGCCATCATCGCCGGCCCGATCTTCGGTACGTTCATCGCCAAGTACATCCCGGGCAACCCGTCCCAGGAACTGGTCGATCAACTGGCCCGCGAGCCTGAGAACAAAGACCTGCCGAGCTTCGGCATCACCCTGGTCACCGTGCTGCTGCCGGTGTTCCTGATGCTGCTCAAAACCTTCGCCGACATCGCGTTTGCCGAAGGCAACGTGGTACGCAACTGGATGGACATGATCGGTCACCCGATCACCGCCTTGCTGCTGGCCTTGCTGCTGTCGCTGTACACCTTTGGCCATCGCCAGGGCATCCACTCCAAGCAGATCCTCAAGCTGCTCGATGCCAGCCTTGCGCCGACCGCTGCGATCATCCTGATCATCGGCGCCGGTGGTGGCTTCAAGCAGATGCTGGTGACCAGCGGCGTGGGTGATGTGATCGGTCACATGGCGGTGAATGCACAGATCAATCCGATCCTGCTGGCGTGGCTGGTGGCGGCGGTGATCCGTGTGGCAACCGGTTCGGCCACGGTGGCGACCATTACTGGCGCGGGCATCGTGGTGCCGGTGGTGGGGATGATTCCGGGGGTTAACCGTGAGCTGTTGGTGTTGGCGACGGGGGCGGGTTCGTTGATCCTGTCTCACGTCAACGATGCGGGGTTCTGGCTGGTGAAGCAGTACTTCAACATGACCGTGGCCGAGACGTTCAAGACCTGGACGGCGATGGAGACGATTCTGTCGATCGTGGCACTGATCTTCATCATGCTGCTGTCGTTGGTGGTCTAA
- a CDS encoding methyl-accepting chemotaxis protein encodes MKFASDITDQVTTLRTAADSAHATSVQNDACARKGSEVVQQTVQIIEEISHDLNQAAQSIDAVSKQSDIIGSIVQTIRSIAEQTNMLALNAAIEAARAGEHGRGFAVVADEVRSLAARTSQATVEIVDVVRKNHDLSLSAVSSMQSSLSRTGLGVELANEAGQVILEIQEGSRHVVDAIGQFNSTLQLQ; translated from the coding sequence GTGAAGTTCGCCAGCGACATCACCGACCAGGTCACCACCCTGAGAACCGCAGCCGACTCGGCCCACGCCACCTCGGTGCAAAACGACGCCTGTGCGCGCAAGGGCTCGGAGGTGGTGCAGCAGACGGTGCAGATCATTGAAGAAATTTCCCACGATCTGAACCAGGCGGCGCAAAGCATTGATGCGGTGAGCAAGCAATCGGACATCATCGGCAGCATCGTGCAGACCATCCGCAGCATTGCCGAGCAAACCAACATGCTGGCGCTCAACGCCGCGATTGAAGCGGCGCGGGCGGGCGAGCATGGGCGCGGCTTTGCGGTGGTGGCCGATGAAGTGCGCAGCCTCGCGGCACGTACCAGCCAGGCGACGGTGGAGATTGTCGATGTGGTGCGCAAGAACCACGACCTGTCGCTGAGCGCGGTGTCGAGCATGCAGTCGAGCTTGAGCCGCACGGGGCTGGGGGTGGAACTGGCGAATGAAGCGGGGCAGGTGATCCTGGAAATCCAGGAAGGGTCACGGCATGTGGTGGATGCGATCGGGCAGTTCAACTCGACGTTGCAACTGCAATAA
- a CDS encoding GyrI-like domain-containing protein, protein MDQQTKQPLEPRMEAGKALVIAGVQGRYSKATVGDIPKLWELFDTCIKDIKKRVGGVTYGVCHNPHHGEFDYMAGVEVLTKADVPSNFQSIEIPPLNYAVFPHYGPVQALEQTYERIMFEWLPHSGYKVMGADFERYSADFDGRKGTGTVEIWLPVGERG, encoded by the coding sequence ATGGATCAGCAGACAAAACAACCGTTGGAGCCACGCATGGAGGCGGGCAAGGCCCTGGTGATTGCCGGTGTACAAGGGCGTTATTCGAAGGCCACCGTGGGCGATATCCCCAAGCTGTGGGAGTTGTTCGACACCTGCATCAAGGACATCAAGAAGCGCGTCGGCGGTGTGACCTATGGCGTTTGCCATAACCCCCACCATGGCGAATTCGACTACATGGCCGGGGTCGAAGTCCTTACAAAAGCCGACGTGCCAAGCAACTTCCAGTCTATCGAGATTCCGCCGCTCAACTATGCCGTGTTCCCGCATTACGGGCCGGTGCAGGCACTGGAGCAAACCTACGAACGCATCATGTTCGAGTGGTTGCCGCACTCGGGCTACAAGGTGATGGGCGCGGATTTCGAGCGCTACAGCGCGGATTTTGACGGGCGCAAAGGTACCGGGACGGTGGAGATCTGGTTGCCGGTGGGCGAGAGAGGCTGA
- a CDS encoding MFS transporter: protein MPALSSTDGIDPIRAAHISARIDRLPAVATVWRLVALLSIGGFFELYDLFQTAYISPGLISDGIFHTGSEGVFGFSDQAAFASATFLGLFLGASLLSPIADRFGRRAIFTFALIWYTVATVLMGLQTSALGIIGMRFLVGIGLGIELVTIDAYLSELVPKRMRSSAFAFAFFIQFLSVPAVALMSWWLVPQAPFGVSGWRWVVLSSAVFALFIWQLRKRLPESPRWLAQKGRFAEAGTIMDNLEARCQKDHGKPLDEPEPEAVSVQGSGRFADIWQPPYRRRALMLIVFHVFQAIGFFGFGNWLPALLSGQGVSVTHSLLYAFIITLAYPLGPLLFVKVANRFENKWQIVGSALGAMIFGSLFALQTTAVGLVICGVMITFCNAWLSFSYHSYQSELFPTNIRARAVGFCYSFSRLSTVFSSLLIGFILEHLGTPGVLAFIASSMLIVMITISWFGPRTRNLALENIAH, encoded by the coding sequence ATGCCCGCACTCTCCAGTACCGACGGAATCGACCCAATCCGCGCCGCCCACATCAGCGCACGCATCGACCGCCTGCCTGCCGTCGCCACGGTCTGGCGCCTGGTGGCGTTGCTGTCCATCGGCGGCTTTTTCGAGCTGTACGACCTGTTCCAGACCGCCTATATCAGCCCCGGCCTGATCAGCGACGGGATTTTCCACACCGGCAGCGAGGGCGTATTCGGCTTCTCGGACCAGGCCGCCTTTGCCTCGGCGACCTTTCTCGGTCTATTCCTTGGCGCCAGCCTGCTCAGCCCGATCGCCGACCGTTTCGGGCGGCGGGCGATTTTCACCTTTGCGTTGATCTGGTACACCGTCGCTACCGTGTTGATGGGGCTTCAAACGTCAGCGCTGGGCATCATCGGCATGCGTTTCCTGGTGGGTATCGGCCTGGGCATCGAACTGGTGACCATCGACGCCTACCTCTCGGAACTGGTGCCCAAGCGCATGCGCAGTTCGGCGTTTGCCTTTGCGTTTTTCATCCAGTTTCTGTCGGTGCCGGCGGTGGCATTGATGTCGTGGTGGTTGGTGCCGCAAGCGCCGTTCGGCGTGTCGGGCTGGCGCTGGGTGGTGCTGAGCAGTGCGGTGTTTGCGCTGTTTATCTGGCAACTGCGCAAGCGCCTGCCAGAGTCACCGCGCTGGCTTGCACAAAAGGGCCGCTTCGCAGAAGCGGGGACGATCATGGACAACCTGGAAGCACGCTGCCAGAAAGACCACGGCAAACCGCTGGACGAACCCGAGCCGGAAGCCGTCAGCGTGCAAGGCAGTGGCCGCTTTGCCGATATCTGGCAACCGCCATACCGCCGCCGCGCGTTGATGCTGATCGTGTTTCATGTGTTCCAGGCCATCGGTTTCTTCGGCTTCGGCAATTGGTTGCCGGCGTTGCTGTCCGGCCAGGGCGTCAGCGTGACCCACAGTTTGCTCTACGCCTTCATCATCACCCTCGCCTACCCGTTGGGGCCGCTGCTGTTCGTGAAGGTGGCCAATCGCTTTGAAAACAAATGGCAAATCGTCGGATCGGCGCTGGGCGCGATGATCTTCGGCAGCCTGTTCGCCCTGCAAACCACGGCGGTGGGTCTGGTGATCTGCGGGGTGATGATCACCTTCTGCAACGCCTGGCTGAGCTTCAGCTACCACTCCTATCAGAGCGAGTTGTTCCCGACCAACATCCGCGCACGGGCGGTGGGCTTCTGTTATTCGTTCAGCCGCTTGTCCACGGTGTTCAGCAGCTTGTTGATCGGTTTTATCCTCGAACATCTGGGCACGCCTGGAGTGTTGGCGTTCATTGCCAGCAGCATGCTGATCGTGATGATCACCATCAGTTGGTTCGGGCCGCGTACGCGGAACCTGGCGCTGGAAAATATCGCCCATTGA
- a CDS encoding GNAT family N-acetyltransferase, whose protein sequence is METRLVPYETLSLAQKQQLDTLQVHPEQLPYSGDIYCALNSLLVNPSPGAIKGFALLADEIPVAFLLLKRPPCLPHWADEHSATLHALQVNRHQQGRGFGKACLQALPAAALAAWPQIKGLELSVDADNVTAMGLYLSAGWVDSGEAYKGRIGYERRLRRVFNPAL, encoded by the coding sequence ATGGAAACCCGCCTCGTCCCCTATGAGACGCTGAGCCTTGCGCAGAAACAGCAACTCGACACCCTGCAAGTGCATCCCGAACAACTGCCGTATTCCGGCGATATCTACTGTGCGCTGAACAGCCTGCTGGTCAATCCCAGCCCCGGCGCCATCAAGGGCTTCGCCCTGCTCGCCGACGAAATACCGGTGGCCTTCCTGCTGCTCAAACGCCCACCGTGCCTGCCCCATTGGGCCGATGAACACAGCGCAACCTTGCATGCGTTGCAGGTCAATCGGCATCAACAAGGGCGCGGTTTTGGCAAGGCGTGCTTGCAGGCGCTGCCGGCGGCGGCACTGGCTGCGTGGCCGCAGATCAAGGGCCTGGAGTTGTCGGTGGACGCGGACAATGTGACGGCGATGGGGTTGTATCTGTCGGCCGGTTGGGTCGATAGCGGGGAGGCGTATAAAGGGCGGATCGGGTATGAGCGCAGATTGAGGAGGGTGTTTAACCCAGCCCTTTGA
- a CDS encoding YciI family protein: MKYLCLIYSNEQVLHTSPDSPADPECFAYAQSVQASGRMLAAEPLESVSTATTVRMRNGKLSITDGPFAETKEQLAGFYLIEARDLNEAIQVAGGIPAARVGSVEVRPVRELNL, encoded by the coding sequence ATGAAATACCTCTGCCTGATCTACAGCAACGAACAGGTGCTGCACACCTCGCCGGACAGCCCGGCAGACCCGGAGTGCTTCGCCTACGCGCAGTCCGTGCAGGCCAGCGGTCGCATGCTGGCTGCCGAGCCGCTTGAGTCGGTGAGCACCGCCACCACCGTGCGCATGCGCAATGGCAAGCTGTCGATCACCGACGGGCCGTTTGCCGAAACCAAGGAGCAGCTCGCCGGGTTCTACCTGATCGAGGCCCGCGATTTGAACGAAGCGATCCAGGTGGCCGGCGGTATTCCGGCGGCCCGGGTCGGCAGTGTGGAAGTGCGCCCGGTGCGCGAATTGAATCTCTGA